CGGTAAGGGAAGTTCACAATGCCGATAGCATTCTGCAGGTGCAGGAGGAAAGAATTCAGAATGCCGATAGGTTAGCCAAGTTCAGGTTTGTAAGGCGTGCTGCCACACCCGACGAAGCCCTACGCGACGACTTTTTCCACAGCTTGCTGATTGCTCAAAACCGTAGGCCTGAGCCATGGGTTGCCGAAGGGCTGCGACTCTTTTTTCATCCCCTTCGAGCCAACCATTCCATCCATTACCTAAGCGCTGCACTTGACCTACTGCCCGAAATACAGCAAACCAACGATATATTCTTTCCAAAAATTTGGCTCGATGCGGTGCTTTACGGTCATAGCTCTACCGAAGCAGCAAAAATTGTAACAAAGTGGATTCAGGAACACCCACAACTATCGCCCAACCTAAAAGGCAAGCTAATGCAATCGGCCGACCTGCTTTTCAGAGCTGCAGGTAGCAAGTAATTATGCTTGCATAAACAGCTGCTTGGCAAGAAACTCAACCACCTTTACGTTTACGGCATTGCCAAACTGTTTATAGGCTTGCTGGGCGTTGCTGTTTATGATGTAATTTTCAGGGAAACTCTGAAGGTTAGCCACCTCACGCGGCGTTAGCCTGCGTTTTTCCCACCCAACAACCGGGATATGCACCATGGCTACCAGTGCTGGAAATTCCGTAGGACGCTTAACCCTTATACCCGAAGGGCGAAACTGAATTATTCCCTTCCAAACCGTATCGATATGTTCACCGGCTTGCCACTCAAACTTGGTGTGGGTTTGAACAAACTCCGAAAGGTAATTGTACTTTTTCAACCATTTATCGATAAAAACTTTGTTTTGGCTGTAAAGCATGCGGTTCTTCTGTACAAAACCAGCCTTCCATGTGGGCAAATTGCTTAAATCATAGACTTTTCCAAACTCATTGGCCCAAATGGGAAAGCCAAGCTTAAGTCTGCCTACACCTTGAATAAATTCATCCCATGCCGATAGCACATACTCCTCGTAATTGCTGATAGCAAACCGTCTATCGGCCTTGCCGTTCAGCACTATTGCCCCATCTGTTTGATTACGATGCGATGGAGGTATTTCAAAATGTAGTTTCCTTAGTTTTGTGGCTGACGAGTGAATCCCAAGGATGAAAACCCTCTCGCGAAGCTGGGGAACCCCAACCTGATGCGGACTAACAATGAGCGGCTTTTCAGTGATGATATAGCCTAATTCCTTTAAATTTTCCGAAATCACTTTCCAAGTCCTTCCCCCATCGTGCGATGCAAGATTGCGAACATTCTCAAGCACAATGTATTTGGGTCGATGATGCTTCAGAATACGCTTTATTTCAAAAAATAGCGTACCCCGGGTATCGTCAAATCCCTGTTGTTTACCTGCTTTTGAAAAGGCTTGACAAGGAAATCCGGCACATAGCACATCGTGCTGTGGGATTGAGCTTGCGTCAACTTCACGAATATCACACAAAGGGTCGAATCCAAAATTGATTCTGTATGTTTCAGCAGCGCTTGGGTCAATTTCCGATGCAAAAACACACTTACCTCCCAACCTGCCCATGGCAATATGAAAACCACCTACTCCGGCAAAAAGATCGATAAACCGAAAACTGCTCATTCTAAAAATTTATGCCAAAAATAGCATTTGTTTGGCTACATTTATTTTACTCCTTGGTTTTATAACCCTTTTTATCATATCTACACACTTAAGGGGTTCCAAACCAATTTATTACTTTAATTTCAAAACCATTGAATTAAGAATATCTTTGTAAAATCAAACATAATAGAAATGGATAATTTAATTGATAGCATCCGTAGCGACCTAAAAAGCCAAGCAACCGAGCAGAACCGAATTGCGGGCGAAAG
This window of the Tenuifilum sp. 4138str genome carries:
- a CDS encoding DNA cytosine methyltransferase — protein: MSSFRFIDLFAGVGGFHIAMGRLGGKCVFASEIDPSAAETYRINFGFDPLCDIREVDASSIPQHDVLCAGFPCQAFSKAGKQQGFDDTRGTLFFEIKRILKHHRPKYIVLENVRNLASHDGGRTWKVISENLKELGYIITEKPLIVSPHQVGVPQLRERVFILGIHSSATKLRKLHFEIPPSHRNQTDGAIVLNGKADRRFAISNYEEYVLSAWDEFIQGVGRLKLGFPIWANEFGKVYDLSNLPTWKAGFVQKNRMLYSQNKVFIDKWLKKYNYLSEFVQTHTKFEWQAGEHIDTVWKGIIQFRPSGIRVKRPTEFPALVAMVHIPVVGWEKRRLTPREVANLQSFPENYIINSNAQQAYKQFGNAVNVKVVEFLAKQLFMQA